Proteins found in one Podarcis muralis chromosome 5, rPodMur119.hap1.1, whole genome shotgun sequence genomic segment:
- the PPDPF gene encoding pancreatic progenitor cell differentiation and proliferation factor, with protein MAAIPSSGSLVATHDYYRRRLGSTSSNSSCGSAEYGEVIPHHPGLPKSDPGHWWASFFFGKTTHPVMTTVSESPENSGTFQVANGMITCGLAQDVMRKRHASEPSKPNAGPTA; from the exons ATGGCAGCAATCCCGTCAAGCGGCTCCCTTGTGGCAACCCACGACTACTACCGAA GGCGTCTGGGTTCCACTTCCAGCAACAGCTCCTGTGGAAGTGCAGAGTATGGGGAGGTCATCCCTCACCATCCAG GTCTCCCCAAGTCTGACCCTGGGCACTGGTGGGCCAGCTTCTTCTTTGGAAAGACGACCCACCCAGTCATGACAACTGTGTCGGAATCCCCAGAGAA CTCAGGCACTTTCCAGGTGGCGAACGGCATGATCACATGTGGCCTGGCTCAGGACGTGATGAGGAAGCGCCATGCCAGCGAGCCCAGCAAACCGAACGCGGGTCCCACCGCGTGA